From Mya arenaria isolate MELC-2E11 chromosome 12, ASM2691426v1, the proteins below share one genomic window:
- the LOC128211594 gene encoding V-type proton ATPase subunit B, translating to MAVNIKIQGATNGLNAGAALMEHKLAITRDYISQPRLTYKTVSGVNGPLVILDDVKFPKFSEIVNLTLADGTIRSGQVLEVSGSKAVVQVFEGTAGIDAKHTTCEFTGDILRVPVSEDMLGRVFNGSGKGIDKGPPVLAEDYLDIQGQPINPWSRIYPEEMVQTGISAIDTMNSIARGQKIPIFSAAGLPHNEIAAQICRQGGLVKLPGKSVMDDHEDNFAIVFAAMGANMETARFFKQDFEENGSMENVCLFLNLANDPTIERIITPRIALTTAEFLAYQCEKHVLVILTDMSSYAEALREVSAAREEVPGRRGFPGYMYTDLATIYERAGRVEGRNGSITQIPILTMPNDDITHPIPDLTGYITEGQIYVDRQLHNRQIYPPINVLPSLSRLMKSAIGEGMTREDHADVSNQLYACYAIGKDVQAMKAVVGEEALTPEDLLYLEFLGKFEKNFISQGHYENRTIFESLDIGWQLLRIFPKEMLKRIPAGTLTKYYPRDAQKGAGTSQQKSAEHSTQL from the exons GATGGAGCACAAATTAGCGATTACTCGCGACTACATCTCACAGCCGCGTCTCA CATACAAAACAGTGTCTGGTGTCAATGGTCCACTGGTCATTTTGGATGATGTCAAG tttCCTAAGTTTTCCGAAATTGTGAACCTTACATTGGCTGATGGCACAATTAGAAGTGGACAGGTGCTTGAAGTCAGCGGGTCAAAGGCTGTCGTACAG GTGTTTGAAGGGACAGCAGGTATTGATGCCAAGCACACCACATGTGAGTTCACCGGAGACATTCTTAGAGTGCCTGTGTCGGAGGACATGTTGG GACGTGTGTTCAATGGATCTGGGAAAGGCATTGACAAGGGACCACCAGTTCTAGCAGAGGATTATCTTGATATCCAAG GTCAGCCAATCAACCCGTGGTCTCGTATCTACCCAGAGGAGATGGTGCAGACAGGTATCTCCGCCATCGACACCATGAACAGTATCGCCAGAGGACAAAAAATTCCCATCTTCTCTGCAGCTGGTCTCCCACATAATGAA ATTGCTGCCCAGATCTGCAGACAGGGTGGTCTTGTTAAGCTGCCAGGAAAGAGTGTCATGGATGACCATGAGGACAACTTTGCCATCGTGTTTGCTGCTATGGGC GCTAACATGGAGACTGCTAGATTCTTCAAACAGGACTTTGAGGAGAATGGCTCTATGGAAAACGTGTGTCTCTTCCTGAACCTGGCCAACGACCCGAC TATTGAGCGTATCATTACTCCCCGTATTGCGCTCACCACGGCGGAATTCTTGGCCTACCAGTGTGAGAAGCACGTGCTCGTTATCCTGACAGACATGAGCTCCTATGCTGAAGCTTTGAGAGAG GTGTCCGCTGCTAGAGAAGAAGTGCCCGGACGTCGTGGTTTCCCTGGTTACATGTACACTGACTTGGCCACCATTTACGAGCGTGCTGGCAGAGTAGAGGGCAGGAACGGCTCAATTACCCAGATTCCCATTCTAACTATGCCAAACGATG ACATCACCCATCCTATCCCTGATTTGACTGGTTACATCACTGAGGGACAGATCTATGTGGACCGACAGCTACACAACAGACAG ATCTACCCACCAATCAATGTATTGCCATCCCTGTCCCGATTAATGAAATCTGCTATCGGAGAGGGCATGACGCGAGAAGATCACGCAGATGTCTCAAACCAACTG TATGCATGCTACGCCATTGGTAAGGATGTGCAGGCCATGAAGGCCGTAGTCGGTGAAGAGGCTCTTACACCAGAGGATTTATTGTACCTGGAATTCTTAGGAAAGTTCGAGAAAAACTTCATATCACAAG GCCATTATGAGAACCGAACAATCTTTGAATCTCTGGACATTGGATGGCAGTTGCTGCGTATCTTCCCCAAGGAGATGTTGAAAAGAATTCCAGCAGGGACGCTCACCAAATATTACCCAAGAGACGCACAAAAGGGGGCTGGCACATCGCAACAGAAGTCGGCAGAGCACAGCACACAGTTATAA